The sequence below is a genomic window from Iodobacter fluviatilis.
TCTGCACCTGCTCCGCATCATACCGCTGGTGCCTGCGTACCCGCTGCAGCTCCAAAGCTAGGCGTTTGGCCAGCTCACACAGGCTTAGCCCCGTATCCACTCTCAGTTGCAAGGGCAAAACATTCACCACAGGCCCCATGGCATTTAGCGCGGCAGACCCCATGCGGCGCATAAATGGCATGCCCAATACCGGCCTTGCCGAGCCGGTCATCTTGGATAAATAAGCAAAAATGCCCGCCATCAGTAATTCTGGCTCACTCACATCAGCCGGTAAGCCTGAGCTTCTTTGCAGCTGAAAGCTTTGCTTTAAGGCATTTACATTGGCAAAAGACTGGCCGCCATGATGGGCATTCAGAGAAACCGGCTGAGCTAAATCAGCGCTGTAGTCCTGCCAGAACTGGCGGTCACGCTGGTAAAGCGCAGACTTTTGATAGGCCTGATATTCATCCACCACGCGGGCAAAAGAGATAAAGGGCGTGGCGCTGACCGCATGGCCTTGTTGCAAATCGGTATAAATTGCAGCAATCCGCCGTGTCAGCGCGCTAAAGCTATAGCCGTCAACGCACACATGGTGATAGCGCTGATACCAGAACCAGCGCTCATTGCCCGCCTTAAAAATAATATGCCGGTACAGCGCCTGCCCCGAATCAGCCGCCTGAGCCTGATCAAGATCGGCACGCATCAGCGCTAGCGCCGCAGCGCTCGCATCGTTTTGATCACTTAAATCTAAGAATTCGGCATCAGGCAGGCAATCTGCGTCCACAGCCAGCGGCAAATATTGCACGGGGCCGGAATCACCCTCCCCAAAACGCGCATGCAGCGTATCTGCTTCACTCAGCCCTAGGCTGACAGCACGTTGCAAGCAGGCCACGTCCAGTGCGCCTTGCAGCTCTGCATAATGCGCAACGGTATAGCCATTTTTTACCGGCGATATCTGATCGGCCAGCCAAATGCCCAGTTGTGATCCAACAATGGGCAATTCCAGCCCGCTCTCTGCTGGGGAGTTCTGCGTAACAGTACTTAACAAGATGCCTATTTCCTTTAATAAGTAGACCCGCTGCGGGCAGACTAAAAATTAATGCACAGACTGGGTGATGCGAATATCCAGCCAGTTCAGCTCAATATATTCAAGGCAGCGGGCATGGCTTTCCGGCCCAAATACCTTATTCCAAGCTGTAGGCACCGCAGCAAAACTGGGCCACAGGCTGTATTGGCCCAAGACGTTTTTCAACACCAAAAAATCCTGGCTTTCATCATCAAAAGGATTAACCTGCTCATTACTCATGCTTTGAATCTCCGCTTAAAACCGGTTTTAAAATGGGCTGACTTCAGCAGGGTATTGATTTGCTAATAGCTCGCTCAGCCCGTCGAGCAGGCCACCCCGCCAGCACAGCCAGTCGTGACCGCCTTCAAACAGGCGGTAACTCACCTGATGGCCTGCCTGTACTAAGGCATCGCGCATGGTTTCATTCACATCAATCATCACGTCTTCACGGCTGCCTGCTTCCTGAAATACCTTTAATGCGCGCGCAGCCGGTGCCAGGCCTGGCAACTCTTCAGCAAGCCGCCCCCTGCTCCCCGGCTTACGAATTGCCGGCTGATTCAGCGGCATTTTTAAAATATCGTGGTAAGGCCACCAGAAAGAGCCAGACTGGCTGAGCACGCAGCCAAAACGCTCCGGCCAGTGCAAGGCAGCGTACATGGCCGACAACCCGCCATAGCTTTGCCCGGCAATCACGGTGCGCTCCGGCTGATCACTGCAAGGCGCAATTTGCTGAATCAGCGGCAAAAGCTCGCTTTGCACGGCTTGCCAAAACTGAGGATTACAAGGCAGCTCAAGACTGCGCTGCCCGCCATCAATTGCATCGATCAGCACATAAACGGCAGCAGGCAGCTGCCCGTCTGCAGTGGCACGGTCAATCGCCGGATATACAGGCATACGTTCAGCCCAGTGCTGGCCATCCAGTAGCAGCACAAGGGCGCGATCGCCATCTGGCTCTCCTGTCTGGTAAACCCAGACCCTGCGCTGATTTGCCAGCATGGCGCTATGCCAATCCAGCAGCTTAAGAGCGGCCAAATCACCCTTATCTTGACCGTCTGCACACCGCCAGGCGGTCTGTGGCGGCGCTTTTGGCAAATGCAGCGCCGACATTGCAGAACGCCATGCGCCAGCGCGGGGAGATTGCAAATTCAAAGGATCTGCCTCTGCAGCCTCAGCGATTGAGCGCCACCAGCTGCGCTGATCGCTGGCCTGCTCAGCAGCCGCCAGCGCTGAAAAATCCGGCAGCCGGGATGCCGCCACGGGCATCAGGCAATAGCTGCCCCGCCAGTCTGCTGGCAGCTGCACCTGCCAGTACCAGATATCGCTGCCTGCCATTCTGACCAGCGATTGCGGGTCTGCACGGTGGTGATCAGTAACCGAATTAACGTCGATATAAACCCGCGCCAGCTCTGAACAAGATTCATCGCCTGCCGGATCGCGCCATAGAAACGTCACCCAAACCCTGTGATCTGCGCACTCCTCAATAAGCGGTGTGCCCTGCTCTGCAATCTTTAACCACCAGCTTTCACTGCCAGCATCAATTGCTTTCAATAAATCTGTGGCTTTGCTTGCTTCTGAATTTAGCTTGCACAACATGCTGCGACTCATCCTTTTTGCTGCTCTTGTCATAAAGGGATTATTGCACATTGTAATGAGAAGTATTATCATTTCATAGCTGCAATTTATTACATATCGCTTAAAAATCACACTATTTAGAAAACAACTGCTGATTTATTGCAATAAAAATGCAAGCAATTGAAATGAATAAGAAAGGTATTTGAATGGATATGCAATGAACTGCCTCGCTCCAACATGACCCGCAAGACCTGAAGCCCAAGGCATTTCGCCAGCAAGCGCTCACATCAATCTCTGACGGAAACAAGAATGAAACACCCAACCCGGCATTACACATTACTGTTAGCAATCAAACTGGCACTTGCGGGCTTAGGCGGGGCAAGCGCCGTGGCCTATGCGGATACATCAGCAGCAGAGCAGGTTTATCAGCTGCCGGCCGGCTCTTTATCCGCTCAGCTGAAACAGTTTTCTCAGCAATCTGGCATCAAGCTCAATATCGATGAAAGCTTAGTTAAGGGCTGGACAAGGCCTGCACTCAATGGCCGTTATTCCGGCCAGCAGGGGCTGAATGCCATTCTGGCCGATACCGGCTTACAAGCTATTGCCAGTGGTGCGGGCTATCAGCTGATTGCCAACACAGCCTATCTGGCCCCCGTTACCGTAACGGGCGAGAAAATAAACCGCTCCATGCAGGAAACCACCACCGCCATCACTGTATTAAATGGCGCTGATCTGGATAAGGGCCATGTCACTTCGATTTATGAAATAGGCAATCGCGCGCCCAACGTCAACATCAATGGCGCAGGCGGCGTAAACATTCGTGGCGTGGAAGGTACTGGCCCGGCAACAGGCGTATTCAGCTTTATCTCTGGCGCACGCCCGCGTGTCAGCACCAGTGTGGATGGCGCGCCGGAAACCTGGTCTGGCCAGCAATATGTTGATTTCGGCATGTGGGATGTAGAGCAGGTCGAGATTTTGCGCGGGCCCCAATCCACCACCCAAGGCCGCAACACCATAGGTGGCGCGGTGGTAGTGAACACCAAAAATCCGACTTCCAGTTGGGAAGGCGCGGTGCGTGCCGGGTATGAAAACGAGGCTGGCAGAACACTGGGCGCAGCCATGATTTCCGGCCCGATTGTGCAGGATGAACTGGCTTTCCGCTTGGCCGCCGAAGGCATCAAAGGCAAGGGTTTTGTGGAATACCCTGGTGATTGGCCTTGGGACCCCTCAGATTTCAAGCGCCAGAATGTCCGCGCCAAATTGCTTTGGACACCCAGCAATATGCCTGATTTCTCGGCCAAGCTCACCGTATCCCAGCGCGATCAGGAAGGCGAATACTTAAACCGGATTAACAGCGCTAATTATTCTGACCGCACCTATTCCAAGCTGAACTCCAGAGTGAATACCCGCACTCAGGATTCATCCAAAACCACGGCAAACATAGACCTTGAGTACAAAATATCTGAGGGCTTAAACAGCCATCTGCTTTATAGCCGTGGCAAATACCATGCCTCTTTCAAAGAAAGCGGCGCTGACCGCTTCCAGCTACAAATGGATGAAAACAGCAACACGCTGGAATCGCGACTGATTTACGATCCGCAAGGCGGCAGAGTCAGTGCGCTGGCCGGGTTTTACTACTACGACCGCCATCAAGATTTAAACGCCAGCCCTTATAACAGCGGCTTCTTTGGCACAGATAAGGTAGACACCCTTGCCGTATTTGGCGAATCCACCATCAGCTTAAACAGCAGTTTTGATCTGAATCTGGGCGGGCGTATCGAGCGTGAAAGCCAAAAACGTAATGTTTTAGGATGGCCAGGCACCAATAATGAAGCGCTGATCAAAACCGATATCTCCGAAACCATGTTTTTGCCTAAAGTCGGCATCATTTACAAAGCGACCCCAGAAACATCGTTCGGCCTAACCTATCGCGAAGGCTATACCCCGGGCGCAGGCAGCATTAACTATGACGACAACAAGTTTTATGAATATGGTAAAGAAAAAGTCAGCACGATTGAGCTGAGCAGCCGCTCCAGCTTCCTAGATAAGCGCCTAGCCTTAAATACCAATCTGTTTTACAACCGCTATAAGGACTATCAGGCTTTACTGAATAATTACTTTACCAATATTCCTAAAGCAGAAAGCTATGGCATTGAAATCAGCGCCGACGCCAGCGTCAATTCCTCGCTTCAGCTCTTTGCATCTTTAGGCTTACTCAGTACCAAAATCACCGAAAGCAATATTCGCAGCGCTTCCGTTGAAGGAAACCGCTTAGGCTACGCAGCACCGGTGTCTGCCAGCTTTGGCTTTAAGCAAAAGTTTGATATGGGCTTCTTCCTAAATGGCGATATCAGCCATACAGGAGAATACTATTCAGACTTAAGCAATACAGAGCAGCTAAAAGCAGGTGATTACACGCTGGCTAATTTGCAAGTGGGCTACGACAAAGGCAATTACGCAGTACGTGCCTATGTTAAAAACCTCTTCAATAGCGATGTGATTTACCGCAAAGGCAGCCGCAATCACGAAGCAGACGCAGGCGCACCGCGCACGCTAGGCGTCACGGTAGATTACCGCTTCTGATAAAAAAACGTCCACCTGCAGAGGTGGACGTTTTTTTATCAGTACTGTTTATTAAGACTTCGCCAACAAGGCCCACCATGCAGCCAACGTGGCCTGCTCGGCCAATTGGGTAAAGCTTAGCTCTACACCCGCCCTTCTCCAGCTCTCTTGCAAGCTCATAACCCGAATCGAATCCAAGCCCCAATCGATCAGATTGTCATCTTCGTGCAAATCAGAAGCGGGAATTTGCAAGCTGCTGGCGATGATTTTCCGCAGCTCATCCAGCGAGGCAGGCAGGCTGCCGCCTTGTAATTGCTGGATTAAAGCCGTGGTGGAAGTGGTGTAGCCGCAGCGCTGCGCCACGTAATCCAACGCCATTTGATGCTCTTTGGCAGAGAAATCAGCCAGCGCATCGCCCACAAAAAAGGCCTGAATATCATTCATAAAGGCATCGCAAGCGGTCATCATGCAGCCGATATGCGCGTAAACGCCGCAAATAATCAGCTGATCACGCCCTTGGCTGCGCATGCTTTCTAGTAAATTTGAGCGCTGAAACGCGCTATAGCGCCATTTGGGCAGCACAGTATCCTGCGGCTGCGGGGTAAGCTCCTGAACGATGCCTTTACGTGCTGGCTGAGCCACAAGACCCGCTCCCCACATATCCTGCAATAGCCCGCGCTCTGCTAAGGTCTGATCTGGCATTTGCGCGGTATACACCACGGGAATACCTAGCTTGGCCGCCAAATCCAAAATACGCCTTGTATTACCAATTAATTCAGGAATAGGCGCGGCAGATTTATCGTAAAAATCAACAAAGTAATCCTGCATATCGTGGATCAGCAGCACAGCGCGTTTTGCATCTGGCTGCCAGCTCACACGGTTAGCAGGAAACTCGGTGGGCATGGGATAAGTACTGATTTTGGGGATGGCCATGTGGATTCTTTTCAGTGTTTAAAGGTCAGTAATGATGCGCAGGGCGGGTGAAATACACGTATTTTTCAGCATCACTCGCGGGTTTCACTCCATGCGCGCAAAGGAAATTATTTTTTATTAGCAAACAGCGAAAAAACCTAATCACCACGCTCTTTGCATAGGGCTTTAAAGCCCCCTTGAAACACGCCGAAGCGAGGAACAAGCGGGACGGGGGATCGCTTGGGAGGAGGATCCAGCCAATCCCGCCCGCCGCCGACTCGATTGGACCGCAACAGGGGCTTTCGTGTTTTGTTGTTGTCGCTTGGCTTCGTTTCTTGGCGAAGCAAGAAAGGAAGGCCCCGCGGTGGCTACCGCTCCAAAATCAACGTGCCGAAGGCGCTAGAAAGGTCTTTTTGACTTTGGTTAGCACATATGGGGTTTCACACGCCCTACGACAGCATAAGCAAGCGCTGCTCTATCATTTGCCGCAGGATTTTTTTGCTGACTTTGCCCACGCCAGTTTTGGGAAAGGCGTCGGTAAACTCGATCCGGTCGGGGATTTTATAAGCGGCGATGCCTAGTTTTCGCAGATAGGCATTCAGCTCCACCGCCCTCAGGCTGGCATCGCGGCGGATCACAAAGGCGCAGCTTTTTTCACCCAGAAAAGCATCCGGCATGGCCACAATCGCCACATCAGCCACGCCCTGATGGGCCAGCAGCAGATGCTCTATTTCTTCGGCAGAGATTTTTTCGCCGCCACGGTTAATCTGATCTTTGGCCCGGCCTTCCACCACCAAATAGCCCTCAGCAGTTTGCCTGACCAAATCACCTGTGCGGTAAAAACCATCGGCAGTGAAGCTGCGGGCATTGTGTTCGGCAGCGCGGTAATAGCCATGAATGGTGTAAGGGCCACGCGTCAGCAAATGCCCCACTTCACCTATGGGCAAGGGCTGATCTTCATCATCCACCACGCGGATTTCATCGTCTGGCGAAATCGGCCTGCCTTGGGTATGCAAAACCAGCGCATCGCTATCGTCATAGCGCGTGTAATTAACAAGACCCTCGGCCATGCCAAAGACCTGCTGCAAGATGCAGCCCAGCTCACGCACTAGGCGGGCCGCCATTTCGCTGTTAAAACGAGCGCCCCCCACCTGCACCACTTTCAGGCTGGATAAATCCGGCTGCAAGCTTGCTGCCGCATCCAGCCATACCGGCACCAAGGGCGGAACCAGAGCAGTGATCGACACACGCTCTGCGGCAATCAGAGGGAAAACATGATCGGGGCTGGAATTACTGCTCAGCACCACCGTGCCACCCGCGTAGAAAACACCAAGGGAGCCTGGCGAGCTGAGCGCAAAATTATGCCCAACGGGCAATACGCAAAGGTAAACGCTCTCCGGGCTAAGCTGGCAGATTTCTGCGCTGCCCCGCAGGCTGTAAATATAATCATCGTGGGTACGCGGAATCAGCTTTGGTGTTCCCGTGCTGCCGCCTGACAGCTGAAAAAACGCGACATCTGAAGCCTCAGGCGGTGCGGGCAGCGGGCCAGCTGGCAAATCATGCAAGGCCGTAAATGGCCCTGCATCGCCCAGCACCAATACATGCTGCAAACTTGGCGACACGGCTTTTACTTCGCTGGCCAGATTGCGATAATCAAAGCCACCATGCTGATCGGCGATGATATAAGCCACCGCTTCGGCATGCTGGCAGAAATAGCTGATTTCTAATTTGCGATGTGCTGGCAGGGCAAAAATCGGCAAAGCGCCAATCCTAAACAGGGCAAAAATCACCGCAAAAAACTCGGCACAATTAGGCAGTTGCACCACCACCCGATCTTGTGGCCCTAGGCCAAGCGCGCTAAACCCCTTGGCTAAGCGATCCGCCTCTGCAGCCAGATCACGGTAGCTCCAGCGAGTTTGCCCGCTCACTAGCGCAAGCCGCTCGCCGTATTGCTCTGCCCGCTCCTCTAGCAAGGCGCTGAAGGTTTGGCCTCGCCAATAGCCCTTGCGGCGATAGTCACCGGCCAAAGCTTCTGGCCATGGTGTGCAATGCGCTAAAAAATCACTCATCACACCGCTCCTGCATGAACAAGTCCCAATGCTTCGAACCATGGCGAGCCATACGCTAAAAAATTACTCATCACACGGCTCCTGCATGAACAAGTCCCATGGCGTTCAGCATGGTGCGAAACTTTGCCGACGTTTCTGCCAGCTCGCTTTGTGGTGAGGAATCGGCAACGATACCGGCGCCAGCAAAGAGGCGCAGCGATTTACCCGCAACTTCAGCGCAGCGTATCGTTACAATCCACTCACCATCGCCATTGGCATCGCACCAGCCCAGCATGCCGGTATAAAAGCCACGATCAAACGGCTCGATCTGTGCAATTAAATCGCGGGCATTCTGATTGGGGTGGCCGCACACAGCGGGCGTAGGATGCAGGGCTGAAGCCAGCATCAGCGATGTGGTTTCTTCATCAATCAGCTCGCCGCTGATTTCTGTGGATAAGTGCCACATGGTTTCGGTATGCATTAAAACTGGCCGCTCCGGCACAATCAGCGTGCGGCAAAATGGCCGCAAACCGTCTGCAACGGCGTTCACCACGACCGCATGCTCGTGTAAATCTTTTGCCGACTGAAGCAGCGCTTCGCCACGCTCGCGATCAATTTTAGGATCGGGGCTGCGGGCGGCCGAGCCTGCCAGCGGGTTAGAAAACACTTGGCTGCCTTTTTTACGCAGCAAAAGCTCGGGGCTGGCCCCGATCAAAATACGCGGCTGGACTTCTGCCTGGTCGGAAAGATTAACGGCAAAGGTATAGCCATGGGCATTACGCTGAGCCAGCGTTACCAGTAATTTGGGGATATCCACCGCTTGCTCTGCAGCCAGATCCAATGCGCGCGCCAGCACCACTTTATCTAAATCTTTATTCTGTAAATGCTGCACAGCCAGCGCTACGCCATCGGCATAAGCTTGCGGCTCTGGCAGGGGAGTGATGGAGCAAGGAACTGCCTGCGGCTTAGGCTGGGCAAGGCTTTGCGGTAAAGGGCCTGCCCGCAGTACGCTGCGGGGGATGCTCAGGCAGGCCGATTTTCTACCATCAAAAGGGATCGCCCCCACCACCACCGGATCAAGATGCCCTGTGGCTTTGGCCTGCTTCAGTGCAAGGGCTACAGCCTGATTAAGTGCATCTAAACTATTGGCCGCGGGAACCGTGGCATAGTGGCCCTGAGCCAGCAACGTTTGCCTGGAGCTAGCAAAAAACATCGCTGAATCTGTTTGATAACCTGACAGCAAATATTGAGCCTGTGTACGCAATTCGCCACGGAATAGATCATTCATCAGATGAGTTCCTCTTTATAAAAGTGGAATAGGCAAAGTTAAATAAGGCCAGCCGCAGCCGCCCTGAATGGCAGGCACTGACGCCAGCTGATCCCCATCCGCCAAAATCACCCGGCCCGCAGCTGCAAGCACGGAAAAGCAAGCTTGAACAAGGCCAGTGCCAGGTTCACAGCTCACTTTTGATAAATATCACTCTTAAACGATAATGAGAATGGGTATCGTTAACAAAGTATGCCATGCTCAATCAAAATTGCACAAGATTAATGTAAGGGCACAATCAGTAAACAAGAGAAAAAGTGAGGGATTGAGAGAGGTAACAGACAAAAAAAAAGCTGGCTCCAAATTGGAGCCAGCTTTTTTAAAAGACGATCAATCAGCCTAAGAGCAGCGCATCGTCGTCGATTTTTTCGCCACGGTTTTTTTCAAACATAGCCAGCAAATCGCCCACCTCCATGGTGTGGCGCTTATCTCCTGCCACATCCAGCACCACCTGCCCCTGATGCAGCATGACGGTGCGATGGCCGTGATCCAGCGCCTGGCGCATGGAGTGCGTTACCATCAGCGCGGTTAAGTTGTTTTCTTTGACGATACGATCGGTGAGCTGCAAAACAAAAGCCGCAGTTTTAGGATCCAGCGCCGCGGTATGCTCATCCAGCAGCAGCAAACGCGATGGCTGCAAAGAAGCCATCAACAGGCTGACCGCCTGTCTTTGCCCGCCGGAAAGTAAATCCATCCTGTCGCCCAAGCGGTTTTCCAGGCCCAGCTCTAAGGTGGCCAGCTTGTCGCGGAAAATCGCCCGCTGCTCGTTTTTAACCGCCCGGCCAAAGCCGCGCTTTTTACCACGCTGCCAGGCGAGCGCCATGTTTTCTTCGATGCTCAGCCCTTCGCAGGTACCTGCCATCGGGTCTTGAAACACCCGCGCCACCATGCCAGCGCGCTGCCATGCAGACAGCCGGGTCACATCCTGCCCATCAATATGAATGCTGCCGCTGTCCATTTGTAGATCGCCGGAAATCGCATTCAGAAAAGTCGATTTACCCGCGCCATTGCTGCCGATTACGGTAATAAATTGGCCAGATTCGATGGTGAGCGATAAACCCTTTAAAACCAGATTTTCAATCGGTGTGCCGGGGTTAAAGGTCTTGTATAAATCACGGACTTCCATCATGACCGTTTCCCCTTTTTACGAAAAAACTTGGCTTTTACTTTTGGCAACACTAGGGCAAAGCCAACCAGCACGGCAGTAATTAAGTTTAAATCCTGCGCTTTCAGGCCAATAAAATCAGCATTTAGCGCCAGAGCAATCAGCAGGCGGTAAAGCAAAGCGCCCAGCACGGTAGCTAGGGTAATCACCCACAAATTACGCGATGGTAAAAGTGTTTCGCCAATAATCACCGCAGCAAGGCCCACCACAATCGTGCCCACCCCCATCGACACATCCGCCCCGCCCTGAGTTTGCACATAGAGCGCACCGGCAAAGGCAATCAGCGCGTTAGAGAGCGCCATACCAATCAGAATCATCCGGTCGGTCGCAATACCCTGCGCCCGCGCCATACGGGGATTGGCCCCGGTGGCCCGCATCGCCAGCCCTGCTTGCGACGCAAAAAAGAAATCCATGCCCAGCTTAGCCAGCACAATAATCACCGCCAGCACCGCAGGTTGCACCAGCCAGCCACTTTCCAGCTGCTCGCCAATAAAAGGGCTAAACACGGAAGGTGCACCTATCAGCGGCAGATTAGGCGCGCCCATAATGCGTAAATTGACCGAATAAAGGCCAATCATCACCAAAATACTGGCTAAGAGCTGCAAGATATTCAGGCGCACATTCAGCCAAGCAGTCAGCCAGCCCGAAGCTGCCCCGGCCAGCACGGCCATGGCACAGGCAAACCAAGGATCGTGTCCACCAGAAATTAAAGTGGCCGCTACCGCGCCACCAAGGGGAAAGCTGCCATCGGCAGTTAAATCAGGGAAATTAAGCAGGCGAAAAGAAATCAGCACCCCAAGCGCCACCAGCGCAAAGATCAAACCAATTTCCAATGCACCCATCAGGGCAATGGGAGTCATAAGTATTCCAGGGGGCAACAATCAAATCTGAAAACCCAAACCTTAAACCACAGAGGAAAGGAGAACTCGGAGGAGCACGGAGACAAACCCAACAAGATTTTCTCTGTAAAACTCTGTGTTATCTGTGGTTCAAGATTTGGGTTTTGACGCAGTTTTTTACTTCACCACTTCTTTAGCTTCTTTTAGCAGCGCTGCAGACAGCGTGACGCCTTGTTTTTTAGCGGCAGCGGCATTGACCATCAGCTCTTGCTTAGCGCCCACTTCAGGTGCGATATCGCCTGCATTTTCGCCTTTCAGAATACGCACGACCATCTTGCCAGTCTGGCGGCCTAGGTCGTAATAGCTCATGCCCATGGCTGCAATTGCGCCGCGTTTCACTAGGCTGGCATCACCCGAGATCAAAGGAATCTGCGCTTGTTGTGCTACACCCACTAATGATTCGTAGCTGGACACCACGTTATTGTCAGTATTGGTGTAAATCGCATCCACCTTACCCACTAAGCTTTTAGCTGCAGTAGAGATATCCACCGTACGCGCTGCCGGTGCTTCTACCAGCGTCATGCCGCGTTTAGCCAATTCAGTTTTTAATTCTTTAGCCACAATGGTGGAATTCACTTCACCCGGGCTATACACCATGCCGATACGTTTGGCCGTGGGTTTTACTTTAAGGATTAAATCAATTTGGGGAGATAACTGCAGCATATCGGATACGCCGGTTACATTATCGTTGCCTGTTTTCCAGCTTTTCACCAGCTTAGCCGCCACCGGGTCGGTGACCGCCGTAAACACCACCGGAATAGTGCGTGTTGCAGCCACCACGGCCTGTGCGCTTGGTGTGGCAATAGCCACGATCACATCAGGCTGATCGCCCACAAACTTGCGTGCAATTTGCGCGGCAGTGGCGGTATTGCCCTGTGCACTTTGAAATTGATATTTAATTTGCTTGCCTGGCTCAAAACCTGCTGCTTTTAATTCGTCTTCCACCCCTTTACGCGCAGCATCGAGCGCAGGGTGATCAACAATCGCAGTGACAGCCACCGACTTCATATCGCTTGCGCCCGCTGTAAACGACAAACTGACCAGTGCGGCCAAAAGAGCAGGTTTAAATAATTTAAGCATCTGACAAATCCTTATTTCAAAGTGATTTTGAAGCTTTGAGGGAAAGAAAATCGCGACTTTTTAATGGAATAGATAAGCTGATTCGCTTACTTTAAACAATCGTTTTATTTTTTCAATTAAATGACAAGCAAATAGCCAAGACCCGGCTTTAGCCTGCAAATCATCCTGAATAAAATACCGGCAGGATAAAGGCAATAAAGGGTCGTTGCGTCAAAGATAATAGAGGGAAGTCTGCACAAGATACAAAACGGGGATATCCCTAATAGAGGGTGTTCTCTCTGATATAAATTCATATACACGGAGGCAAAATAAGCTGTGGATAACTTTGTGGGTAAGATATCAATTCACCCCTGATTAAGGGGATTTAAATCAATAAAACTGGTTTATTAAGCAGATGTAAAACAGGGTAAGACCCAAGCCAGATAACACTTGACGGGCAATAAGCAGAAGAGAAACAGTATTAAAAAAAACCGACCATATGCACAGCCAAGCCTGTGTGTAAAGCCCTGATACACGCATTGATATGCCGCAAAAAAACAGCACTTAATGTGCCTGCAGCAGTACAAGATTTAATCATTTATAAAGAATTATCAAGCTCAGCAGAAAGTCGCCTATCAGCCTAGTTCACAAAAATGACATTTTCCATCCCTATTTATACGGAATAAGCTTGTAAGCTGAGGAACGGTAAAACGCCTTTCCTGCCACTGTTTCCTGCCTGATTCAGTGGATTTTAAAAAAACAAAGGCAGAAAACCTGATGATTTTCTGCCTTTATTTTCAGTGTATTAGCCAGGTCCTGCTGCAGGCTAACGGTGGATAACTATTCATCCTTACACCGCGCTAAGAATTAAAGCACGTAGCGCGCCAAATCTTCATCAGCGGCAATACCGCCTAATTTGCTGCTCACAAAATCTGCATCCACCACAATCTTGCCGCTTTTTGCATCAAAGGAGATTTCCTCCAGCAAGCGCTCCATCACGGTGTATAAACGACGCGCGCCGATATTCTCAGTACTTTCATTCACCTGCCAGGCAATTTCGGCCATGC
It includes:
- a CDS encoding ABC transporter permease, coding for MTPIALMGALEIGLIFALVALGVLISFRLLNFPDLTADGSFPLGGAVAATLISGGHDPWFACAMAVLAGAASGWLTAWLNVRLNILQLLASILVMIGLYSVNLRIMGAPNLPLIGAPSVFSPFIGEQLESGWLVQPAVLAVIIVLAKLGMDFFFASQAGLAMRATGANPRMARAQGIATDRMILIGMALSNALIAFAGALYVQTQGGADVSMGVGTIVVGLAAVIIGETLLPSRNLWVITLATVLGALLYRLLIALALNADFIGLKAQDLNLITAVLVGFALVLPKVKAKFFRKKGKRS
- a CDS encoding ABC transporter ATP-binding protein, translated to MMEVRDLYKTFNPGTPIENLVLKGLSLTIESGQFITVIGSNGAGKSTFLNAISGDLQMDSGSIHIDGQDVTRLSAWQRAGMVARVFQDPMAGTCEGLSIEENMALAWQRGKKRGFGRAVKNEQRAIFRDKLATLELGLENRLGDRMDLLSGGQRQAVSLLMASLQPSRLLLLDEHTAALDPKTAAFVLQLTDRIVKENNLTALMVTHSMRQALDHGHRTVMLHQGQVVLDVAGDKRHTMEVGDLLAMFEKNRGEKIDDDALLLG
- a CDS encoding ABC transporter substrate-binding protein: MLKLFKPALLAALVSLSFTAGASDMKSVAVTAIVDHPALDAARKGVEDELKAAGFEPGKQIKYQFQSAQGNTATAAQIARKFVGDQPDVIVAIATPSAQAVVAATRTIPVVFTAVTDPVAAKLVKSWKTGNDNVTGVSDMLQLSPQIDLILKVKPTAKRIGMVYSPGEVNSTIVAKELKTELAKRGMTLVEAPAARTVDISTAAKSLVGKVDAIYTNTDNNVVSSYESLVGVAQQAQIPLISGDASLVKRGAIAAMGMSYYDLGRQTGKMVVRILKGENAGDIAPEVGAKQELMVNAAAAKKQGVTLSAALLKEAKEVVK
- the dhbC gene encoding isochorismate synthase DhbC yields the protein MNDLFRGELRTQAQYLLSGYQTDSAMFFASSRQTLLAQGHYATVPAANSLDALNQAVALALKQAKATGHLDPVVVGAIPFDGRKSACLSIPRSVLRAGPLPQSLAQPKPQAVPCSITPLPEPQAYADGVALAVQHLQNKDLDKVVLARALDLAAEQAVDIPKLLVTLAQRNAHGYTFAVNLSDQAEVQPRILIGASPELLLRKKGSQVFSNPLAGSAARSPDPKIDRERGEALLQSAKDLHEHAVVVNAVADGLRPFCRTLIVPERPVLMHTETMWHLSTEISGELIDEETTSLMLASALHPTPAVCGHPNQNARDLIAQIEPFDRGFYTGMLGWCDANGDGEWIVTIRCAEVAGKSLRLFAGAGIVADSSPQSELAETSAKFRTMLNAMGLVHAGAV